In Flavobacteriales bacterium, the DNA window GATCGGATTCTCTCTACCTTGGATCAAGAGTATAGGATGATCGATATGGAGCAAAAGGAGCAAGGCATTGAAGCGTAACAAGAACGATATGAGCCTCGGTGAGGCGATCGAGTACTACTTGCGTAGCACCAAGATGTATAAGCGCTTCCAGGAACAAGAAGTGTTGAAGAACTGGCCGGATGTCATGGGCCCGGCCATCGCCAACCATACCCGGGATATCCAGATGAAAGATGGAGTCCTATACGTACGTCTGGATTCGGCCGTATTGCGGAAGGAGCTCGAGATGAGCAGAGAGAAGGTGGTGAGGATGATGAATGAATCTACTGGATATCAGGTTATTAACACCATCAAGTTCCTGTAATTCAGAATTTGTCCTAGAATTCTGTGACTTTCCATTTAGACTTGCGTCTGAATCAAAATTAAATCGAACCAGATGTTAAAAGAATTCAAGAGTTTCATAATGACAGGCAATGTCGTTGACTTTGCTGTAGCTGTGATCATGGCAGGAGCCATCGGACTAGTGATCAACGGTTTTGTGAATGATATCGTCATGCCTGTTGTCGGTGAGTTCACCGGAGGTGTGGATTTCGCTGACCTGAAGTACGTCCTTTCAGAAGAAGTGGTCGATGCTGAAGGCACCATCGAAAAGCCACAGAATGCGATCCGCTACGGATCATGGATCAATTCCATCATCAATTTGATCATTGTCGGATTTGTGATGTTCATGATCGTTAGAGCTTATAACAAGACTAAGAAACCTGAGCCAGAACCCGCACCGGCCGGTCCGAGTGAAGTGGATCTTCTGACAGAGATCAGAGATTCCTTGAAGAGATAAGCAAGGCATCTTTCAATCCATCGAACCCAGACCGAAAGGTCTGGGTTTTTTTATGCCGTATTACAGATCTATTCCGGTTTCTTCGGCCTCTTATCCTCCATAGGCCCTCTGAGGTGGATGATCAGACCATTGAGGAAGTTACGGAGCACTTGGTCCCCGCAATTCATATACTTCGGATGATCGGGATTGCGGAAGAATGCATTCAAGCGACTCACTGATATCTC includes these proteins:
- the mscL gene encoding large conductance mechanosensitive channel protein MscL; the encoded protein is MLKEFKSFIMTGNVVDFAVAVIMAGAIGLVINGFVNDIVMPVVGEFTGGVDFADLKYVLSEEVVDAEGTIEKPQNAIRYGSWINSIINLIIVGFVMFMIVRAYNKTKKPEPEPAPAGPSEVDLLTEIRDSLKR
- a CDS encoding DUF721 domain-containing protein, which encodes MSLGEAIEYYLRSTKMYKRFQEQEVLKNWPDVMGPAIANHTRDIQMKDGVLYVRLDSAVLRKELEMSREKVVRMMNESTGYQVINTIKFL
- a CDS encoding DUF1456 family protein; this translates as MALTNNDILKKLRVAHKLRDKDIIAILKLVDFEISVSRLNAFFRNPDHPKYMNCGDQVLRNFLNGLIIHLRGPMEDKRPKKPE